GCGCCGAGCACGGAGCTGATATAGCCGTGGCGGTCGCCGAGCGACTGGCCGGTCCGTTCCATATAGCGCATCGTCGGCCCCGCGAAGATCATCAGGCCGAGGCAGACGGCGAGCAGGAGGCCGACGGGCACCGCTTCGGCGATGTGCAAGGCGGGCTGCGGCTTGTCGGACGGAGTCCAGATGAGGTCGATGCCGGCGCGCGTGGTCGCCACCAGCGTCGCCAGCCCGGAGACGATGATCAGGCCGATCAGCCACCAGACCGGCGTTGCGATCGCGTCCTGGAGGCCAAGCAACCCATCGATGATCGCGAATTTGGCGACGAAGCCGGAGAGCGGCGGCAGGCCCGCCATCAGCAGGGTGCAGAAGACGAAGCCGCCGCCGAGGATGGCGATCGTCGCCGGGATAACGACGCCGACTTCGTCCTCGCCATTTTCCTCGAGCGATCCGGTATATTCATCGTCGAACACCGGTTCGGTTACGTTCTGAGGCCCGGCGTCCGCCTCGCGTCGCTCGACCAATTCGATCAGCAGGTAGAAGGCGCTGATTCCGAGCGTCGAGCTGACGAGGTAGAAGAGCGCGCCGCCGAGCACGTCGCCCTGACCGGCGCCGATCGTCGCCAGCAGCGTCCCCGAGGAGATCAGCACGCAATGGCCGGCGATGCCGGACAGGGTGCGAACCGCGAGCACGCCGATCGTGCCGTAGGCCATCGTCGCCATGCCGCCGAACAAGAGCCATTCCTCGCCGAAATTGGCGGTCCAGCCGACTTCGCCACCGAACAGCAGCAGGTAGACGCGCAGCAGCGCGTAGACGCCGACCTTGCTGAGGATCGCGAACAGGGCCGCGACCGGCGGGGCCGCCGCCGCGTAGGTGCGGGTCAGCCACAGGCCGAGCGGCCACATGCCCGCCTTGACCAGGAAGGCGATGCCGAGGATCGCCATGCCGCTCTGCAGCAACGCGAGGTCGGTGCCGACGACCGACGGAATCCGCACCGCGAGATCGGCCATGTTGAGCGTGCCGGTGACGCCGTAGATCAAGGCGGCGCCGATCAGGAAGAGCAAAGAGGTCGCGATGTTGATCGCGACATAGTGAAGCCCGGTCTTCACCCGCACCGTGCCGGAGCTGTGCAGCAGCAGGCCGTAGGAGGCCGCCAGCAGCACCTCGAAGAACACGAACAGGTTGAACAGGTCGCCGGTCAGGAACGCGCCGTTGAGGCCCATCAGCTGGAGCAGGAACAAGGCCTGGAAGCGCGGCCCGGCCCGGTCCCAGCGCGCGAGCGAGTAGACCAAAGACGTGAAGCCGAGGATGCTGGTCAGCACCAGCATCAGCGCCGACAGCCAGTCGATCACCAGCACGATCCCGAACGGCGCCGGCCAGTTGCCGATCAGATAGGCGGTCGTCGCCGGCTCGCCGGCAAAGCCGGCCGAAGCCGCGCCCTTCAGCAGCAGGATCGAGATGACGAGCAGGGCCGCGGTGGTGGCGAGGCCGATTGCCCGCTTCATCATGATCCGCCGCTCGTCGAACAGCAGCATCAGCGCGCAGCCGACCAGCGGCAGCAGGACCGGCGCGACGATCAGATGGTCGGTCCAGGCGCCGGTCATTCCGATTCCTCCCCGTCGACATGGTCGGTCCCGGTAAGGCCGCGCAGCGCGACGAGAATGACGAGCAGCAGCGCCGTCATCGCGAACGAGATGACGATCGCGGTGAGTACGAGGGCCTGAGGCAGCGGATCGACGTAATTGGCGGGATCGGCGGCGCCGGAGCCGACGATCGGCGGCGCGTCCACCTTCAGCCGGCCCATCGCGTAGATGAACAGGTTCACGGCGTAGGAGACGAGCGACAGCCCGACAACCACCTGGAAGGTGCGCGGGCGCAGGATCAGCCACACGCCCGATGCGGTGAGCACGCCGATGCCGAGCGCGAGGACGAGTTCCATCAGACCTGCTCCGGCTCGAGTTCGGTGCGGGACGCAGTCGGCCGCGGCCCGGCGGGCGTGCGGATCGACTGGTGGGCAAGCGCGATCAGGATCAGCGCGGTGGCGGCCACGACCAGCAGGAAGACGCCGAGATCGAACAGCAAGGCCGTCGCCATCGGCACCTGACCGAAGACCGGCAGATCGAGATAGCGGAACCAGGAGGTGAGGAACGGATAGCCGAACCACCAGGCACCCGCGCCCGTCGCCACCGAGATGAGGAGTCCGACGCCAACCCAGGGGAGCGGCCGCACCACCAGGCGCGCCTCGACGCTGCGCGTGCCCGACGCGATATATTGCAGGATCAGCGCGATCGACAAAGTGATGCCCGCCGCGAAGCCGCCGCCCGGCAGATCATGCCCGCGGATCAGCAGATAGACGGCCAGCACGATGATCACCGGGAACAGCCATTCCATGATGACCCGCGGCACGAGCAGATAGTCGCTCAAAGTGTCACCGAGCTTGCGGCCGTCCTGGGCCTCGTCGAACGCGTCCTGGAAGCGCTGCTGGTCGGGGCTGCGCACGCTCTCCCGCGCCGGGCGGAAACGCCGCAGCAGCGAGAAGACGGTCAAGGCGACGATCGCCACCACGCTGATCTCGCCGAGCGTGTCGAACGCGCGGAAATCGACCAGGATGACGTTGACGACATTCCTGCCGCCGCCGTCCGAATAGGAATGCTCGATGAAGAAGCGCGAGATCGTGTCGGGCAAGGGCCGCGTCATCACCGCATAAGAGAGCAAGGCCATGCCGAGCCCGGCCGCGACCGCGATGGCGAGATCGATCGCCCGGCGCATCCCGACCTTTCCGGGCGAGCGGCCTTCCGGCCAGATCTGCGGCAGCCGCTTGGGAAGCCAGCGCAGCCCGAGCAGCAGCAGCACGGTGGTCACCGTCTCGACCAGGAGCTGAGTGAGCGCAAGATCGGGCGCCGAGAGCCAAACGAAGCTGATGCAACTCACCAGCCCGGCCCCGGCGAGCAGGATCAGGGCGGCAAGGCGGTGATATTTGGCCTGCCACGCAGCACCGATCGCGCAGGCCCCGCCGACGAACCAGAGCACCGCGAAGCCCGGATCGACGATCGTGCCCGCGTCGCGGCCCGGGGCGTAACCGTAGCGCAGGAAGGGCAGCAAAGCGGCTAGGCAGGCGACGACGACCATCACCCGCAACTGCGGCTGGAGCCGGCGCGTGCCGATATAGGTCATCAGCCTGCGCGTGCCCGAGACGATGATCGACAACACGGTTTCGAACATGCGCCGGCCCTTCAGCCGGCCGAGCAGCGGCACCGCGCGCACCGCGTTCAGCCGCTCGCGGAACAGGATATAGCCGGCGGTCCCGAGCGCGAGCGCGGCGACGCTGAGCAGCAGAGGCTCGGTGAATCCGTGCCAGATGGCGAGACTGTAGACCGGCGTATCCTCGCGCAGGACAGACCGCACGGCGGTGTCGAGATAGGGTCCAATCGTCGCGGCCGGGAAGATCCCGACCACGAGGCAGGTGACGACCAATATCTCGATCGGCATGCGCATCCAGCGCGGCGCCTCCCGGGGAACGTGGGGCAAGCCCTCGGGAGGCGGGCCGAAGAAGGT
This portion of the Sphingomonas sp. LY54 genome encodes:
- a CDS encoding Na+/H+ antiporter subunit C, with amino-acid sequence MELVLALGIGVLTASGVWLILRPRTFQVVVGLSLVSYAVNLFIYAMGRLKVDAPPIVGSGAADPANYVDPLPQALVLTAIVISFAMTALLLVILVALRGLTGTDHVDGEESE
- a CDS encoding monovalent cation/H+ antiporter subunit A — encoded protein: MLWFLLLLPFLGSLLAAFLPARARNIAGVFAGAIALTGTGLAVYLYSSVADGAIVRAELEWLPSLGLNLLLRLDGLSWIFAFLVLAIGFLVVLYARYYMSPEDPVPRFFSFFLAFMGSMLGLVLSGNLVQLVFFWELTSLFSFLLIGYWHHNETARSAARMAVIVTAAGGLCLLVGVLLIGTVAGSYDLDVVLAAGDAIRASPLYLPALILILIGAFTKSAQFPFHFWLPHAMAAPTPVSAYLHSATMVKAGVFILIRLWPVLAGTEAWYFIVTTTGLVTLVFGAWAAMFQQDIKGLLAYSTISHLGLITLLLGLSSPLAAVAAIFHTLNHATFKASLFMAAGIIDHETGTRDLRRLSGLYRFMPITATLAMVAAAAMAGVPLLNGFLSKEMFLAEALEDYNDTFLDLALPYVATIALGFSVLYSLRFIHQTFFGPPPEGLPHVPREAPRWMRMPIEILVVTCLVVGIFPAATIGPYLDTAVRSVLREDTPVYSLAIWHGFTEPLLLSVAALALGTAGYILFRERLNAVRAVPLLGRLKGRRMFETVLSIIVSGTRRLMTYIGTRRLQPQLRVMVVVACLAALLPFLRYGYAPGRDAGTIVDPGFAVLWFVGGACAIGAAWQAKYHRLAALILLAGAGLVSCISFVWLSAPDLALTQLLVETVTTVLLLLGLRWLPKRLPQIWPEGRSPGKVGMRRAIDLAIAVAAGLGMALLSYAVMTRPLPDTISRFFIEHSYSDGGGRNVVNVILVDFRAFDTLGEISVVAIVALTVFSLLRRFRPARESVRSPDQQRFQDAFDEAQDGRKLGDTLSDYLLVPRVIMEWLFPVIIVLAVYLLIRGHDLPGGGFAAGITLSIALILQYIASGTRSVEARLVVRPLPWVGVGLLISVATGAGAWWFGYPFLTSWFRYLDLPVFGQVPMATALLFDLGVFLLVVAATALILIALAHQSIRTPAGPRPTASRTELEPEQV
- a CDS encoding monovalent cation/H+ antiporter subunit D; translated protein: MTGAWTDHLIVAPVLLPLVGCALMLLFDERRIMMKRAIGLATTAALLVISILLLKGAASAGFAGEPATTAYLIGNWPAPFGIVLVIDWLSALMLVLTSILGFTSLVYSLARWDRAGPRFQALFLLQLMGLNGAFLTGDLFNLFVFFEVLLAASYGLLLHSSGTVRVKTGLHYVAINIATSLLFLIGAALIYGVTGTLNMADLAVRIPSVVGTDLALLQSGMAILGIAFLVKAGMWPLGLWLTRTYAAAAPPVAALFAILSKVGVYALLRVYLLLFGGEVGWTANFGEEWLLFGGMATMAYGTIGVLAVRTLSGIAGHCVLISSGTLLATIGAGQGDVLGGALFYLVSSTLGISAFYLLIELVERREADAGPQNVTEPVFDDEYTGSLEENGEDEVGVVIPATIAILGGGFVFCTLLMAGLPPLSGFVAKFAIIDGLLGLQDAIATPVWWLIGLIIVSGLATLVATTRAGIDLIWTPSDKPQPALHIAEAVPVGLLLAVCLGLMIFAGPTMRYMERTGQSLGDRHGYISSVLGAVPAGDARP